A single genomic interval of Mangifera indica cultivar Alphonso chromosome 5, CATAS_Mindica_2.1, whole genome shotgun sequence harbors:
- the LOC123216679 gene encoding LEAF RUST 10 DISEASE-RESISTANCE LOCUS RECEPTOR-LIKE PROTEIN KINASE-like 2.4 has protein sequence MVQESPCPASLAFLLLYFISTTLSTLVLSQNDTLYDVCSPFTCGNLNFSFPFYSSLSPQCGLPGFQITCEEPASIPSLLLSDRPYQVKNLFMSKSDRLITVVDAQLIKGLTTNSCQSLYNVSIPQTNPIASLGLPPLWGNAYTFYKCPLELPLSTEFTAKAVKSISCHEGFQLYLWRNGSEFDPTLIINPGLSTPSECEAVLAFTSSPSYILPNGSNGSNSHNMSKLIEDLDDGFPLQWPLLDQCEFCRNSSGGRCGYDWSLKKLVCYEKSSKVKPAGWKRKLLIAGVAIGSCFLVLGGVSLIFFRKRVSSFFNFRKSHSEMNQQKAEDGLNVKQFIKTYQSSLLTNYSYHDVKKMTNGFEEKLGAGGYGNVYKGKFPDGRLVAVKMIDKANDTGHNFINEVATIGRIHHFNIIKLLGFCCDGSKRALIYEYMPNGSLGDWLSREANLSLGLVKLFEIALAVAHAIEYLHHGCELRILHLDIKPQNVLLDQNFNPKISDFGLAKVHSRNKSVVTMTGALGTIGYIAPEIFLRNLGNPSHKSDVYSYGMLMLEMVGGRNHLERTMNTSSSEAYFPDRIYNNLIEDQSNLKHDIEISLVEEEEAACIARKMAMVGLWCIQINPRDRPSMTKVLEMFSGNIETIPVPPKPFFLSPPPVERNHIETITSTESDASELPLTYSNSHEICNSET, from the exons ATGGTACAGGAATCTCCGTGTCCAGCTTCCTTGGCTTTCCTCCTGCTGTATTTCATCTCTACTACTCTCTCAACCCTCGTGCTTTCACAGAACGACACGTTGTACGATGTCTGCTCCCCCTTCACCTGCGGTAACCTCAACTTCTCGTTCCCCTTCTACTCCTCTCTCTCCCCTCAGTGTGGTCTTCCGGGCTTTCAGATCACCTGTGAAGAACCCGCTTCCATTCCTAGCCTTTTGCTCTCTGACCGGCCCTATCAAGTCAAAAATCTCTTCATGTCCAAATCTGATCGCCTCATCACTGTGGTCGATGCCCAACTCATCAAAGGACTCACAACCAACTCGTGCCAATCTCTCTACAACGTTTCCATTCCTCAGACTAACCCCATAGCCTCTCTCGGCCTTCCTCCGTTATGGGGGAACGCCTACACCTTCTATAAATGTCCACTTGAGCTGCCTCTTTCCACGGAATTCACCGCTAAGGCTGTTAAAAGCATCAGCTGCCACGAGGGTTTTCAGCTTTATCTATGGAGAAATGGAAGTGAGTTCGATCCAACTTTGATTATTAATCCTGGGTTGAGTACACCAAGTGAGTGTGAGGCCGTGCTAGCGTTTACTTCCAGCCCTAGTTATATCCTCCCCAACGGCAGTAATGGAAGTAATAGTCATAATATGAGCAAACTCATTGAAGATTTAGACGATGGGTTTCCATTGCAGTGGCCACTACTTGACCAATGTGAGTTTTGTCGTAACAGCAGTGGTGGACGGTGTGGATACGACTGGAGTTTGAAGAAATTGGTTTGTTATGAAAAGAGCAGCAAAGTCAA GCCCGCTGGCTGGAAAAGGAAGTTGCTTATTGCAG GTGTTGCAATTGGAAGCTGTTTTCTAGTGCTGGGTGGAGTCTCACTAATTTTTTTCAGAAAGAGAGTCTcatcattcttcaacttcaggAAATCCCATTCTGAAATGAACCAACAAAAAGCTGAAGATGGACTGAATGTGAAGCAATTCATTAAAACTTATCAATCATCGTTACTGACGAATTACTCATACCACGATGTGAAGAAGATGACTAATGGATTCGAAGAGAAACTTGGAGCTGGAGGCTATGGCAATGTCTACAAAGGAAAGTTCCCTGATGGTCGTTTGGTTGCAGTCAAAATGATTGACAAAGCTAATGACACAGGCCACAACTTCATCAATGAAGTTGCCACCATTGGCAGGATCCACCACTTCAATATCATCAAGTTATTAGGTTTTTGCTGTGACGGTTCCAAGAGAGCTCTTATTTACGAGTACATGCCCAATGGGTCATTGGGGGACTGGTTATCTCGAGAAGCTAATCTCTCATTAGGCTTGGTAAAGCTCTTTGAAATTGCCTTGGCAGTTGCTCATGCAATTGAGTATCTGCACCATGGTTGCGAATTGCGGATCCTGCATCTTGATATAAAGCCTCAAAATGTTCTTCTAGATCAGAATTTCAACCCCAAGATTTCGGATTTTGGATTGGCCAAAGTTCATTCACGAAACAAAAGTGTTGTAACAATGACAGGTGCTCTAGGAACTATTGGTTACATTGCTCCTGAAATTTTCCTGAGAAATCTTGGAAATCCATCGCATAAATCTGATGTTTACAGCTATGGGATGTTAATGTTAGAGATGGTTGGTGGAAGGAACCATCTTGAGCGCACAATGAATACTTCCAGCTCCGAAGCATACTTTCCTGACAGGATTTATAACAATCTCATTGAGGACCAGAGTAACCTGAAGCATGATATAGAAATTTCCCtggtagaagaagaagaagcagctTGTATAGCTAGGAAAATGGCTATGGTGGGATTGTGGTGCATTCAGATAAATCCTAGAGATCGTCCTTCGATGACAAAGGTGCTGGAAATGTTTTCAGGAAACATAGAAACAATTCCAGTGCCTCCAAAGCCTTTCTTCTTATCTCCTCCTCCTGTAGAGAGAAATCATATTGAAACGATCACTTCCACTGAAAGTGATGCCAGTGAGTTGCCTCTCACTTACAGTAATAGTCATGAAATTTGCAATTcagaaacatga
- the LOC123216677 gene encoding zinc finger protein BRUTUS-like isoform X2, with the protein MAFATNLDAGGDISSLLDRYHFLRAIYKHHCNAEDEVIFPALDIRVKNVARTYSLEHEGESVLFDQLFQLLNSSMQNEEGYRRELASCTGALQTSISQHMSKEEEQVFPLLIEKFSFEEQASLVWQFLCSIPVNMMAEFLPWLSSSISSDEHQDMDKCLRKIIPKEKLLQQVIFAWMRGKVSHSHCEDNLQAGSQTTGSGALVCETDRGPCTCESTKSGKRKYVELSCDVTNSSLSCPIDEILLWHNAIKSELKDIAKAARNIQLSGDFSDLSAVNKRLQFIAEVCIFHSIAEDKVIFPAVDAELSFAHEHAEEEIHFDNLRCLIESIQSTGSNSSSAEFYAKLCSQADLIMASIQKHFHNEEVQVLPLARKHFSSKRQRELLYQSLCVMPLKLIECVLPWLVRSLSEEEARSFLQNMYMAAPASDSALVTLFSGWACKGHSRNVCLSSSAIGCPARTMAGSKQDIKQPSCTCTCMFSADEKPAFVQVDETDDDKRPLKCGNSIPLGDCDACTPTLSVNNNKSSCGNQSCCVPGLGVNGNNLGTSLAGVKSLRSLSFGPYAPFLNSSLFNWETDLSSADIGCTTRPIDTIFKFHKAIRKDLEYLDVESGKLNDCNESFLRQFTGRFRLLSGLYRAHSNAEDDIVFPALESKETLHNVSHSYTLDHKQEEKLFEDISSALSELTQLHECLNINLSDHITRTEVVRKYNEKATELQGMCKSIRVTLDQHVFREELELWPLFDRHFSVEEQDKIIGRIIGTTGAEVLQSMLPWVTSALTQEEQNIMMDTWKQATRNTMFSEWLNEWWEGSVAAPPTATSESCTSLGSDVHESLDHSDQTFKPGWKDIFRMNQNELEAEIRKVSRDSTLDPRRKAYLIQNLLTSRWIASQQKSLQEKDNESSNGEDIYGCSPSFRDSEKQIFGCEHYTRNCKLRAVCCGKLFTCRFCHDKVSDHSMDRKATTEMMCMRCLKIQPVGPVCTTPSCGGFSMAKYYCPICKFFDNERVVYHCPFCNLCRVGRGLGVDFFHCMTCNCCLAMKLVDHKCREKGLETNCPICCDFLFTSSATVRALPCGHFMHSACFQAYTCSHYICPICSKSLGDMAVYFGMLDALLASEELPEEYRDRCQDILCNDCDKKGSARFHWLYHKCGFCGSYNTRVIKVDATTNTNCSASNQ; encoded by the exons TATTTCAGTTGCTGAATTCTAGTATGCAAAACGAGGAAGGTTATCGGAGGGAGTTAGCCTCTTGTACGGGCGCCCTTCAGACATCCATTAGCCAGCATATGTCCAAGGAAGAGGAACAG GTCTTTCCCTTGCTTATCgagaaattttcatttgaagAGCAGGCATCATTAGTTTGGCAGTTTCTATGCAGTATTCCTGTTAATATGATGGCTGAGTTTCTTCCGTGGCTTTCCTCCTCTATATCATCCGATGAACATCAGGATATGGACAAGTGCTTGCGCAAGATAATCCCAAAAGAGAAACTTCTTCAGCAGGTTATATTTGCCTGGATGAGAGGAAAAGTATCTCATAGTCATTGTGAAGATAATTTGCAAGCTGGAAGTCAAACTACTGGGTCTGGTGCATTGGTCTGTGAAACTGACAGGGGACCTTGTACTTGTGAATCTACCAAAAGTGGTAAAAGGAAATATGTGGAGCTGAGTTGTGATGTTACCAATTCTTCTTTGTCCTGTCCTATAGATGAAATTTTGCTTTGGCATAATGCTATAAAAAGTGAGTTAAAGGATATTGCTAAGGCCGCTAGGAATATTCAACTTTCTGGAGATTTTTCTGACTTGTCTGCCGTCAACAAGAGGCTGCAGTTTATTGCAGAAGTCTGTATATTTCATAG TATTGCTGAGGACAAAGTTATATTCCCTGCTGTAGATGCAGAACTCTCGTTTGCTCATGAGCATGCAGAAGAAGAAATTCACTTTGACAATCTGAGGTGCCTGATAGAAAGTATTCAGAGTACTGGATCCAACTCATCTTCTGCTGAATTCTATGCAAAATTGTGCTCACAGGCTGATCTGATAATGGCCAGCATACAGAAGCACTTCCACAATGAGGAAGTTCAG GTTCTTCCACTTGCTCGAAAACACTTTAGCTCCAAAAGACAGAGAGAACTACTTTATCAGAGCTTATGTGTGATGCCCTTGAAATTGATTGAATGTGTCTTACCATGGTTGGTACGATCACTGAGTGAAGAAGAAGCAAGGTCTTTtcttcaaaatatgtatatggCAG CTCCAGCATCAGATTCTGCCTTAGTTACACTTTTTTCTGGCTGGGCATGCAAAGGTCATTCTAGGAATGTGTGCTTATCTTCAAGTGCAATTGGTTGTCCTGCAAGAACCATGGCAGGAAGCAAACAAGATATTAAACAACCATCCTGCACGTGCACCTGTATGTTTTCTGCTGATGAAAAGCCTGCATTTGTTCAAGTAGATGAAACAGATGATGATAAAAGGCCGCTTAAATGTGGAAACTCGATTCCATTAGGGGATTGTGATGCTTGTACACCTACACTAtctgtaaataataataaatcatcttGTGGTAATCAATCTTGCTGTGTCCCTGGCTTAGGAGTGAATGGCAATAATCTTGGCACTTCTCTTGCTGGTGTGAAATCTCTTCGGTCCTTGTCTTTTGGCCCTTATGCACCTTTTCTTAATTCCAGTCTTTTTAATTGGGAAACAGATTTAAGCTCAGCAGATATTGGATGCACAACTCGACCTATTGATActatattcaaatttcataaggcCATACGAAAAGACTTGGAATATTTAGATGTCGAATCTGGAAAACTTAATGATTGTAATGAGAGTTTCCTTAGACAGTTTACTGGTAGATTTCGTCTGTTGTCGGGTTTATATCGAGCTCATAGTAATGCGGAAGATGACATTGTATTTCCAGCATTAGAATCTAAAGAGACTCTTCATAATGTCAGTCATTCTTACACTCTAGACCACAAGCAGGAGGAGAAACTATTTGAAGACATTTCGTCTGCTCTTTCTGAACTTACACAACTTCATGAATGTTTGAATATCAATCTCTCTGATCATATTACTAGAACTGAAGTTGTGAGAAAGTACAATGAGAAAGCCACTGAGCTTCAGGGCATGTGCAAATCAATAAGAGTAACACTAGATCAGCATGTTTTCCGAGAAGAACTTGAGCTCTGGCCCTTATTTGACAGACATTTTTCTGTTGAGGAACAGGATAAGATCATTGGTCGCATAATAGGTACTACTGGTGCAGAAGTACTTCAATCAATGCTGCCATGGGTGACTTCTGCTCTTACTCAGGAGGAGCAGAATATAATGATGGACACGTGGAAGCAGGCTACTCGAAACACAATGTTTAGCGAGTGGCTTAATGAATGGTGGGAAGGATCAGTAGCAGCTCCACCCACAGCAACATCAGAGAGTTGTACATCACTTG GATCTGATGTCCATGAAAGCCTGGATCACAGTGATCAGACTTTTAAACCTGGGTGGAAAGATATTTTTCGAATGAATCAAAATGAGCTGGAGGCAGAGATAAGAAAAGTTTCTCGAGATTCGACTCTTGACCCCAGACGAAAAGCTTATCTTATTCAAAATCTTTTGACCAG TCGCTGGATTGCTTCTCAACAGAAGTCACTCcaagaaaaagataatgaaagttCAAATGGTGAAGATATATATGGCTGTTCTCCATCATTTCGGGATTCAGAGAAACAGATTTTTGGATGTGAGCACTACACAAGGAATTGCAAACTTCGTGCTGTTTGCTGTGGCAAGTTGTTTACATGCAGGTTTTGCCATGATAAAGTCAGTGACCATTCCATGGATAG AAAGGCTACTACTGAAATGATGTGCATGCGTTGCTTGAAAATTCAACCTGTTGGGCCAGTTTGCACAACACCATCCTGTGGTGGTTTCTCTATGGCAAAGTATTATTGTCCCATCTGCAAATTTTTTGACAATGAAAG GGTTGTTTATCATTGCCCTTTCTGCAATTTATGCCGTGTTGGGAGGGGCCTTGGTGTTGATTTTTTTCATTGCATGACATGCAATTGCTGCCTGGCAATGAAGTTAGTGGATCACAAGTGCCGAGAGAAAGGTCTTGAAACAAACTGCCCCATTTGCTGTGATTTTTTATTCACATCAAGTGCGACTGTCAGAGCACTTCCTTGTGGCCACTTCATGCATTCGGCTTGCTTTCAG GCATACACATGCAGTCACTACATCTGCCCAATTTGTAGCAAATCTTTAGGAGACATGGCG GTTTACTTTGGCATGCTTGATGCACTTTTGGCTTCTGAGGAGCTTCCAGAAGAATATAGGGATCGCTGTCAG GATATCTTGTGTAACGACTGTGATAAGAAGGGGAGCGCACGCTTCCACTGGCTATACCACAAGTGCGGGTTCTGTGGATCGTATAATACCAGAGTAATCAAGGTTGATGCGACGACAAATACCAACTGCTCAGCGTCAAACCAATGA